The nucleotide window GTATGGCTGAAGGAGGTTGCAAAGCTTGGATACAAGGGAGGTGCGGCGTCCACTGATCTTCTCGATGATGCGTACGAGATGTGGTGTGCGACCGCCCCCCAGGCTACAGCTCCACAGATTCGGAAGGTTTCCGCGAACGGCAACATGCGCCTCGCAGACATCTATGTGCCGGACCAGTCCCCTGCAAATGGCAGCTCGATTGCAGTCATCATCACGTCTGCGAGAGTTCGGTCGCTATTCCTTGGGGATGCATGGGCTGAGGATACGGTAGCAAGGCTGCGAGCTGCAAAGCCGACAACAGGCCCCATCCTGTTTGACGCGATTAAGGTTTCGCACCACGGCAGCTGCCACAACACGAGCCCAGAGCTGCTCGCCACTGTTGACGCCCCCTGCTTCCTGATTTCAACAGACGGTAGTCGTCACGGTCACCCAAACTTTGAAGTGCTTGCAGAGATCGTCGACCGCCCCGCACCCTTTGAGAGACGATTGATCTTCAACTATGAGACAGCTGCCTCTACGCGGCTGCGGTCTCACGCCTCTAGATCAGGTACGCCGTTCAGCATCCATATCGCAGACACTAACTGGATTTCACTTGGAGGCTGAACAGAATGACTGAGGAGGGTGTGAAGCTGGCAACCTGCCAGGTCGTCGGCAAAGAGGAATTAGGCACGGGATGGCTGGTCGCAAAGGACCGCATCCTCACCGCCTATCACTGCGTCGAGGCTGCGCATACGGCAGGTGAGTCGGTGGCGGTTCGCTTCGGCTTGGGCGCGTCTGCTTCAGAGCACTCGGTCGTCATCGACTCGCATGACGAGGACCTTGATGTATGCGTGCTTGTGCTTTCAGCGCCACTTGAGATCGAACCCGTTCCACTCAACGTAGAGCCTGTTCGCCCTGGAGAGAAGTGGTCCTGTTTTGGATATCCCGTGGCGAAGCTGCAACTTGGCCACGTTGCCCATGGTGACGTGCAGCAGGTCTTGTCTGATCGTGTGCACGGAGTCGACCTCGACCTGTCCGTCACGGCAGAGACCCAGCTTTCGGACTACAAGGGGTTGTCAGGCTCTGCGTTGATGGTCGGACTGGCTTGTCGGGGCCTGATCCGGCTGAATGTGGACAGCGCACTCTGCGCTTTGAGCCTACACGCAATCAAGCCGTTTCTAGAAGCCTCCGGTCTTATTGCCGACTGGCCCATCACAAAGCCAACCGACGCCCCGATTGGCCAGCGCCCAGCCTTTGACGACCTCCTTGAGTCGACGATTGCCAAGGTCGGTGGTGGCTATGTCTTCCTTGATGGTCCGCACGGAATCGGCAAGTCCACCTACTGCAAGGAGTTCGCGCCGCATTCCGAAACTCTCGAACGACTTGGTGTGTACCACTTCTCCGAGCACCTTCGGGGCGTGACTCCGGCGCATCAAGCTCAGCCAGACGTCTTCTTTGATTGGCTTAACTCGCTCTCTTCGACGCAGTTGACAGGAAGACCAGCGAGACTGCTGGATCTACCCTACAGTGAGCTCGTCACAAGGACGAACAAGCTCTTTGAGGTGTTGGCACAGCACCTGCGCAAGGCCAAGAAGCAGGGAATCATCTTCATTGATGGCATCAATGAGGCTGTTGCGGCAGGAGAGGACGCCTTGAGGCGCTTCGTTGGCCTACTACCGCCGTCTGTGCCTGAAGGCTTGGTGGTGGTGATAACGGGTGTCGGCTTGGATTCAATCGCCGCCAGCTTGAGCCCCATCCTGCAGAGCGCAGAGCGTCTGACCCTTCCCCAGCTTGACGACTCCGTTCAGCACAGCCTGTGTGTTGAGCTTCTTGATCAAGAGAAGGCGAAGTCGAGCACTGTGGCCACACTCTGCGAACGCGCCAAGGGGCACCCGCTGTATCTGCGTTACCTGACAGAGTTGGTCAACGGGGGGGCTGAGCAGTCGGAAATAGACGAGCTTCCAGCTTTCAGCGGAAAGATTGAAGACTACTACGAAACGATCTGGGCAGGCCTGATGGCAAGCCCCGACGCTGTTCATCTCCTGGCTCTCATTGCTCGACTGCGGCAGCCTATACCAGTCGCCAGCCTCGCTGGTCTACTCATGCCGTCTGAGGCAGCCGCCTTGCCTTCAACTCTTGCGCGGATTCGTCATCTCCTGCAGAAGCCTGAAGATGCGGCCATCTATCACTCTTCCTTCTCCGAGTTCATAGTTCTCAAAACCGCGACTGTCGACCAGTCGACGCACAGCCGCCTCGCGGACTTCTGTTTCAGTGGAGACAGCGGTGACTACGGTGCCCTGAACAGGGTTTTTCACTGCCTGCGCGGCCCCAGCTCCTTGAAGATTGAGGGTGTGCGTGCCTGTGGCCAGGAGTGGGTTGATGGATCTGTAGTTCTCGGGACCGAGCCCGATATTTTGCTGGCAGACATAGACGACGCTCTGGAAGTCGCTACTGAGTCTGGAGCCGCAACAGAGATTGTCCGATTGCTGTTGTTGTCGCAGCGTTTGAGCTTTCGCTACAACGTGCTTTTTGTTCAGTGCGCCGAGCTCGTTGCCCGTGCGCTAGTCTCGCTTGGTAAGCCTCAGGTTGCGCTTCGGCATGTTGTTCGTCACGGTCGGCTGGTCCTCTCTCCCGATGAGGCCTTCGCCGTCGCGAATGTCTTGATTCGACACGGTAACGAAGATGACGCACTGGAACTCCTTGAGAGGTTTCAGGGCGAACTCGACCGAGGATTCTTCGAAAGGATCGCCCCCGGAACAAGCATCAACGCTGGAGACTTCTTCGGCGCCATCAAGCTCCGTCTGCACGGCCATTCCCTTGCGCATGCGGCAGGGGCGCATGTGTCCTTCATGAGAACCCTTCAGGCGGTCGTTGAACGCTTCCTGCCATTGTCGAACCTCAAGCCCGAACAACGGGCCGAAGTTGTTCGACACCTTATCGGCGACATGACGGGCGCCAGGCTCACTCTTGAAGGTGCCTACTCACCCGTAAAAGAACTCGGCTTGCCGCCAGACGTCGATCCAAGCCACATGCTGTTGATGCTGCTGCAGATTGTCGAGCACGCCCAAGCACAGGCAAGGCACTATGCAATATCGCTGCCTCGGCACGAACTTGACCTTCTCCTGCAGGATGTGGCGAGCTTCATTGACGCACCTCTCGAACCAGAGCACCGACGCGACGACCTTCTGGACTCCTTGATCGAGTCCGGTGCAGGTGTTGAGCTGGTCGCAAGCTACGCGACAGGCATGGATCTGAGTGACGCTTCGATTCCTCTCACCAAGGAGAACCGTGCAGTTCCGGATGCATCAAGTTTCGAGGATGCCTTACGCTGCATTCGTGCCGCTTGCTTCCTTGATTCAAGGCTTGACGAGCCGCCGCTACTCTCTCCCGATTCCGACGGTTGGGAAGACTGGCTCCAGAGCGTTGCTCGAGCTGTAGCTTGGTGTGACGGCAAAGCTCGGCGTACTGCCGCGGCCAGGGACGAAGCGGGTAGCGCCAAAGTGTGGGCTTTCGCCACAGACAAGCTGCTGCGGGCTTTGGTTCTTGACCTTAGGTCTCGTTGCCACTGGGATTCCAGCTACTTCATTCCAGAAGCGGTCATTCCACTGCTCTATTGCCGCCTAGTCAAGCTCGCTCTTGACTGCAAGCCGTCCGCTGTTGATGTTCTCATCAACACACTTGATCGGGAGTTCGACTCTCAGCTTGGTCTTTACAACGAGGGATTCAGAGCCGTGCTAGCCGGCGTCTTGGACCTGGTTGTGCCCAGCAAGCCGTCGGGCGCGCTGGCTGACAAGACCTTTGAGCTCACGGTTCGCTGGCGAGACTACATCAGTGCCAACCTCGAAAACAGATTCGAACTTGTTCCAGAGCTGCTTCAGATTATCCCATTGCTTGTGGATCTTGAAGCAGTAGAAGAGGCGCAAAGAACCTACCGAATGGTTCTGTCCTTCTCCATGGGACCGAGCTGGTACAAGGAGGATCAGCTATCCCTCATGAGTGGCACATTGGAAGCCCTACCGGCCACGTCTTCGGTGGCTCCAGAGTCCTTGCGGGAGATCGCTGGACTGCTCGAGCGTGCCTCGGGCGAGATGACTTTCCAGCGGTTCGTGCGGGCAGACAAAGGCTCGTTCATTGCTGAGTTGTGTCGCCGTTCGCGCTACTCGGACGCGGTCAGGTACTTTCAACACCAAAGCTGCGGTACGAATGAGCAGCTGCATGTGCAGGCCACGACTGGGAATCTCGATCGAATCTCTGCGCTCGTTGGTATGCGCTTTCCAGGGGCGGCTCTGGAGGAGCAAGCCGCCTTGCTTGCGATGCTGCGGAAAGTGCGTGATGTAGCGCACTGGAGAGTTCGCTGGGCTTTACTTGAGGTATTCCTTCGTGGCGATGAGCGGCACTTACCGGATTGGGGACGCGAGTTTGGCGCCGTACTTTCCGAGTTGACCGAAAGCCCAGATGACTTGATGCAGGCAACGGGTCGATTGAGATCGATCATTGCCTCGCTCAGCGATGAGCGTGCGTGGCTACTGATGATGGCGCTTGTGCCTGCTGTGCCGCCCCCCATCCGAGCCGACTTGGAGGCAGTTCTTGCCACGCGTGAATCGAGACTTGAGCCCAACCAAGTTTCGCAGCTTGAGTCGACCTTCGATGTGAAGCGCGAGCTAGCTGCACGGAACGCAACCGCGACGGAGCCGGAGAAGACCAAGGAGCTTAGCGGGGACAGTGCCGCGAAGGAGTTGGACGAGGACGCACTTTACTTGCCTGGAACGTTTGGAAAGAAGGCGGCTCTACGCGACGCAAGCGAGCGGCTCACCTCTGCACGTCGACAAGCGTCCAGGGGAAACTCTGCCGCGGCAGTACGCGACAGCATTGGGACCCTGAGCGCACTTCAAGACGGCGGATGGTCCATCTGGTCGGGGAATCACTCACATCTGGAGGCGGAGGCAATCATCTCTGCCAACATCCAAGGCGCCGATGAACTTGCCCGTGCTTATGGTCCCCTCCTGCTAGATGAAAGGTACAACCAGCGTTGGATGGTTGCTAACCACGTCATCAGCCTGGTCGGCAGTCGACTTGATCCGGCCGGGCAGACTGAGCTGCTAAGGGTGGCGATCGATCACGTCAGACATCTGGTCGGCGCTGCATCGCCCGGGTCCTTCTCATACATCGGTGCAGACGCTTCCTTAAGTGCGACCGAAGCGTTGAATGAGCTGCTGCTTTGGGCTATTGATCATCCGTCATGGGAACGCAGGGACAGTGCTGCCGCAATGGTGCTGTGGTGCGCCAGATGCGACCCAGGATGGCTGCCCATGCTCGCGCGCCTAGCAGCTTCCATGGAAAGCAGGGCGAGAGCTGATATTGCCGCAGCGGTGCTCGATATACTCTCGCGGGAACGACCAGCGGGGGTGTGGCACATCATTGAGCCTCACGTGCCTTGGGCTGATGGGCTCACCAACTGCGGCCATGTTGGGCGCTTGGCGACTATCTTGCGAATCGCTGAACGCGCCAGCAAGTTGCACATCGATTCGGCGTCGAACGCTATTGCAGCCCTCAAGATGCGGTTCCCGGAAGGCCCATACAACCCGCCCGCTACGTCGGGGCTACCGCCACCCACCTACATTTCCTCCAGCCTGCGGTCGCATTGGCGTGACTTGGATCGCCTTGGCGCTTTGTCCCAGCCTGTGCTTGATCGGGTGGACGCAACACTTCGCAGCCTGTGCGAGCCGCATAGCGTTGCGACAGTGCATGAGCTTGAGAGCCTCGTCGCCGATGGGGCACGGGAATCGCGAACGCTGCCAACCGGACGATGGGCGTCACTGATTCGCTACGCCCTTAATGTTGCGCTGTTCGAGCCGATGCCGGCAAGCAAGCTCAGACTCATCGAGTCGGCGTTGAGGGCGTACAACCCCGAAAGCCTCACGGAGCCGAAAGCTGGCCATGAGCTGCTGAGTAGCTTGTTGGACTGTGTCAACAAGGGCAAGGAGCGCACGTATCGACCCACCTTTGAGGACCTGGTACTTCTAGATCTCCAGAGCTTTGTGGAGCTGAACCACAAGGTGGTGCACCTGGAGCTGATATCCCATCTGATGCCTCCAGGCCACGGACAGCTTCCTCGCTCTGCTGAGTATGCCTTCAAGGCTACTGAACTCCCCCGACCAGGCCCTGAGGAGCCGCTCGCCGTTTGTGGCAGGGCAATGCCCGCACACGCATTCTTTGGAGCCATCACACCCGCCATTCCTACGCCGAGGTTCCTGCAGCTTCTAAGCGCGAGTTCGGCAAGTATCGTTCGATACCATTGGAGAGACGGGGCAGGTGTGGAGGGGCACGAGTCGCATCGACGAT belongs to Acidovorax sp. YS12 and includes:
- a CDS encoding serine protease translates to MTEEGVKLATCQVVGKEELGTGWLVAKDRILTAYHCVEAAHTAGESVAVRFGLGASASEHSVVIDSHDEDLDVCVLVLSAPLEIEPVPLNVEPVRPGEKWSCFGYPVAKLQLGHVAHGDVQQVLSDRVHGVDLDLSVTAETQLSDYKGLSGSALMVGLACRGLIRLNVDSALCALSLHAIKPFLEASGLIADWPITKPTDAPIGQRPAFDDLLESTIAKVGGGYVFLDGPHGIGKSTYCKEFAPHSETLERLGVYHFSEHLRGVTPAHQAQPDVFFDWLNSLSSTQLTGRPARLLDLPYSELVTRTNKLFEVLAQHLRKAKKQGIIFIDGINEAVAAGEDALRRFVGLLPPSVPEGLVVVITGVGLDSIAASLSPILQSAERLTLPQLDDSVQHSLCVELLDQEKAKSSTVATLCERAKGHPLYLRYLTELVNGGAEQSEIDELPAFSGKIEDYYETIWAGLMASPDAVHLLALIARLRQPIPVASLAGLLMPSEAAALPSTLARIRHLLQKPEDAAIYHSSFSEFIVLKTATVDQSTHSRLADFCFSGDSGDYGALNRVFHCLRGPSSLKIEGVRACGQEWVDGSVVLGTEPDILLADIDDALEVATESGAATEIVRLLLLSQRLSFRYNVLFVQCAELVARALVSLGKPQVALRHVVRHGRLVLSPDEAFAVANVLIRHGNEDDALELLERFQGELDRGFFERIAPGTSINAGDFFGAIKLRLHGHSLAHAAGAHVSFMRTLQAVVERFLPLSNLKPEQRAEVVRHLIGDMTGARLTLEGAYSPVKELGLPPDVDPSHMLLMLLQIVEHAQAQARHYAISLPRHELDLLLQDVASFIDAPLEPEHRRDDLLDSLIESGAGVELVASYATGMDLSDASIPLTKENRAVPDASSFEDALRCIRAACFLDSRLDEPPLLSPDSDGWEDWLQSVARAVAWCDGKARRTAAARDEAGSAKVWAFATDKLLRALVLDLRSRCHWDSSYFIPEAVIPLLYCRLVKLALDCKPSAVDVLINTLDREFDSQLGLYNEGFRAVLAGVLDLVVPSKPSGALADKTFELTVRWRDYISANLENRFELVPELLQIIPLLVDLEAVEEAQRTYRMVLSFSMGPSWYKEDQLSLMSGTLEALPATSSVAPESLREIAGLLERASGEMTFQRFVRADKGSFIAELCRRSRYSDAVRYFQHQSCGTNEQLHVQATTGNLDRISALVGMRFPGAALEEQAALLAMLRKVRDVAHWRVRWALLEVFLRGDERHLPDWGREFGAVLSELTESPDDLMQATGRLRSIIASLSDERAWLLMMALVPAVPPPIRADLEAVLATRESRLEPNQVSQLESTFDVKRELAARNATATEPEKTKELSGDSAAKELDEDALYLPGTFGKKAALRDASERLTSARRQASRGNSAAAVRDSIGTLSALQDGGWSIWSGNHSHLEAEAIISANIQGADELARAYGPLLLDERYNQRWMVANHVISLVGSRLDPAGQTELLRVAIDHVRHLVGAASPGSFSYIGADASLSATEALNELLLWAIDHPSWERRDSAAAMVLWCARCDPGWLPMLARLAASMESRARADIAAAVLDILSRERPAGVWHIIEPHVPWADGLTNCGHVGRLATILRIAERASKLHIDSASNAIAALKMRFPEGPYNPPATSGLPPPTYISSSLRSHWRDLDRLGALSQPVLDRVDATLRSLCEPHSVATVHELESLVADGARESRTLPTGRWASLIRYALNVALFEPMPASKLRLIESALRAYNPESLTEPKAGHELLSSLLDCVNKGKERTYRPTFEDLVLLDLQSFVELNHKVVHLELISHLMPPGHGQLPRSAEYAFKATELPRPGPEEPLAVCGRAMPAHAFFGAITPAIPTPRFLQLLSASSASIVRYHWRDGAGVEGHESHRRFETAVLAIRRDAFALPVGWRILWVIRIDGVAKTILSSY
- a CDS encoding MBL fold metallo-hydrolase, which translates into the protein MLRIKMYPARNGDSFLVDAGGPFILIDAGFASTFQDFVKKDLSLLASNGCRLALAVCTHIDADHIGGLLEFFSSNGPQPRRIVEVDRVWHNSLRSMPLQPGGEEGVQGKLVLEALRRRGFGGPAAPGPIGARQGSSLAKMLGHDGYLWNEGNGTTCISQDQQPLVLSEAVSVEVVGPSRARLEALRNVWLKEVAKLGYKGGAASTDLLDDAYEMWCATAPQATAPQIRKVSANGNMRLADIYVPDQSPANGSSIAVIITSARVRSLFLGDAWAEDTVARLRAAKPTTGPILFDAIKVSHHGSCHNTSPELLATVDAPCFLISTDGSRHGHPNFEVLAEIVDRPAPFERRLIFNYETAASTRLRSHASRSGTPFSIHIADTNWISLGG